One genomic region from Microbacterium sp. BK668 encodes:
- a CDS encoding pyridoxamine 5'-phosphate oxidase family protein has protein sequence MSEVTGTEAAGRIKELVEDIDFTMLTTVDAGGNLVGRPMSTRQMDDDGDIWFFTSDHSKKVDEVQADHDVSLSYVDAKGMRFVSVAGTARVVYDEAKMKELYTPSLDIWFEDGLDTPDIALLCVTPVTAEFWEPAQGKIVMAAKMVKSLVTRDTPDDTMAHGRLTGGTAI, from the coding sequence ATGAGCGAAGTCACGGGAACGGAAGCCGCCGGCCGCATCAAGGAGCTCGTGGAGGACATCGACTTCACGATGCTCACGACGGTCGACGCGGGGGGCAACCTCGTCGGACGGCCGATGAGCACACGCCAGATGGACGACGACGGCGACATCTGGTTCTTCACATCCGATCATTCGAAGAAGGTCGACGAAGTCCAGGCGGACCACGACGTCTCCCTGTCGTACGTCGACGCCAAGGGGATGCGGTTCGTCTCGGTCGCCGGCACGGCACGCGTCGTGTACGACGAGGCCAAGATGAAGGAGCTCTACACCCCGTCGCTGGACATCTGGTTCGAGGACGGCCTCGACACCCCCGACATCGCGCTGCTGTGCGTGACGCCCGTGACCGCGGAGTTCTGGGAGCCGGCGCAGGGGAAGATCGTCATGGCCGCGAAGATGGTGAAGTCCCTCGTCACCCGCGACACCCCCGACGACACGATGGCCCACGGCCGCCTCACGGGCGGAACCGCGATCTGA
- a CDS encoding lipase family protein, with translation MSESASAGRRWLRWSVLPRVLAGAPPQLLLVVGVFIITLAILIVARPLTSLLLLGLYVGISAIVSGVIELGTRHPSPSWWTRVVSVLWILLGLAVIVWLGRSIELLPVALAILLVVGGLASMGDAIFGGRVSERVLAAAWGIAQIGFGILALTWPVVTVLVVAVVFGLRMLVFGASLVVRGLRTLLRRPARGEGAQAAAPSRAARAWTAAGRYALAVLLITATVAGWWVDDWLERGAPVVDAFYEPPAEVPRGHGELIRVDDYPGRAPSGGEVKRILYTTRDAIGRPAVASALVIVPTASSTGPRRVVSWNHGTTGVARGCAPSLRDDAATRWAIPALEEALARNWVVVASDYAGQGAPGVFPYLIGEGEARSSLDAVLAAGSIDGLWLSREIVVWGHSQGGHAALWAEPIVADYAPDLRVRGTAVLSPVTDTAALADELTRGNTNALLSVLIAWVLVPYADTYPEIELDDYVAPGARLIVRELTQRCPSEPGAIVSVVAALGVSETTPLYTADLTSGAFGRRLDQNAANGPWASPVLLTWGTDDEVIPPSLQEAFVETACAQGTKLRWVVMQGYDHLGVLLPSSRFLPSLVRWTDARFSGSDDPVDDCGR, from the coding sequence GTGAGCGAGTCGGCGAGCGCGGGCCGGAGGTGGCTGCGCTGGAGCGTGCTTCCGCGCGTGCTGGCCGGCGCCCCGCCCCAGCTCCTTCTGGTCGTCGGCGTCTTCATCATCACGCTCGCGATCCTGATCGTCGCTCGTCCGCTCACCTCGCTGCTGCTGCTCGGCCTCTACGTCGGCATCAGCGCGATCGTCTCGGGTGTCATCGAGCTCGGGACGCGGCATCCGTCGCCCTCGTGGTGGACCCGCGTCGTATCGGTGCTGTGGATCCTCCTGGGCCTCGCCGTGATCGTGTGGCTCGGCCGCAGCATCGAGCTGCTGCCGGTCGCGCTCGCCATCCTGCTCGTCGTGGGCGGACTGGCGTCGATGGGCGACGCGATCTTCGGCGGCAGGGTCAGCGAGCGCGTGCTCGCCGCCGCGTGGGGGATCGCCCAGATCGGCTTCGGCATCCTCGCGCTCACGTGGCCGGTCGTCACGGTGCTCGTCGTCGCCGTCGTCTTCGGCCTGAGGATGCTGGTCTTCGGCGCGTCGCTCGTGGTCCGGGGTCTGCGCACCCTTCTCCGCCGGCCCGCACGCGGGGAAGGCGCGCAGGCCGCTGCGCCGTCGCGGGCCGCCCGGGCGTGGACGGCAGCGGGACGCTACGCGCTGGCGGTGCTGCTCATCACGGCGACCGTCGCGGGCTGGTGGGTCGACGACTGGCTGGAGCGCGGCGCGCCCGTGGTCGACGCCTTCTACGAGCCGCCGGCCGAGGTGCCGCGCGGGCACGGCGAGCTGATCAGGGTCGACGACTATCCCGGCCGAGCGCCCTCCGGCGGGGAGGTGAAGCGGATCCTCTACACGACGCGGGACGCGATCGGCCGCCCCGCGGTCGCAAGCGCGCTCGTCATCGTGCCGACGGCGTCGAGTACCGGCCCTCGTCGCGTGGTCTCGTGGAACCACGGGACCACCGGCGTCGCTCGCGGCTGCGCCCCGAGCCTCCGCGACGACGCCGCGACGCGGTGGGCCATTCCGGCGCTCGAGGAGGCTCTCGCCCGGAACTGGGTGGTCGTCGCTTCGGACTATGCCGGTCAGGGCGCGCCGGGCGTGTTCCCGTACCTCATCGGAGAGGGGGAGGCGAGGTCGTCGCTCGACGCGGTCCTGGCGGCGGGTTCGATCGACGGCCTCTGGCTCTCGCGCGAGATCGTCGTGTGGGGTCATTCGCAGGGAGGGCACGCCGCCCTGTGGGCCGAGCCGATCGTCGCGGACTACGCGCCCGATCTCCGCGTGCGCGGCACCGCCGTGCTCTCACCCGTGACCGACACGGCGGCGCTGGCCGACGAGCTCACGCGGGGGAACACGAACGCGCTGCTCTCGGTCCTCATCGCGTGGGTGCTCGTCCCTTACGCCGACACCTACCCCGAGATCGAGCTGGACGACTACGTGGCGCCGGGCGCGCGGCTCATCGTGCGGGAGCTCACGCAGCGGTGCCCGTCCGAACCCGGGGCGATCGTCTCGGTCGTCGCGGCCCTGGGCGTGTCGGAGACGACTCCGCTCTACACCGCCGATCTCACCTCGGGAGCCTTCGGCCGCCGCCTGGATCAGAACGCCGCGAACGGGCCGTGGGCGTCGCCCGTGCTCCTGACGTGGGGGACGGACGACGAGGTGATCCCGCCCAGCCTCCAGGAGGCCTTCGTGGAGACGGCGTGCGCGCAGGGGACGAAGCTCCGCTGGGTCGTGATGCAGGGCTACGACCATCTCGGCGTGCTGCTTCCCTCGTCGCGATTCCTGCCTTCGCTGGTGCGCTGGACCGACGCCCGCTTCTCCGGCTCCGACGATCCGGTCGACGATTGCGGCCGGTGA
- a CDS encoding DUF1206 domain-containing protein, producing the protein MGTPSDVKAGAKDAARKVEKSSALRWLARAGYVANGVVHALVGVLVLILAFGGDGETDQAGAFKAIAAAPLGFAALWALAVALCALGAWHAAEGLLTRDLRGDVRGAAGKWGRRLAEWGQAVVFVALGLFSAAVAVGVRPSGERAAENVSGGILSIPGGPFVLGLIGLAIGGGGVAFVVMGVLRSFEKKVELPDGAFGAFVKALGVVGFLAKGLALVAVGIILVIAAVRVDPQAAGGLDGAMQALLRLPIGPWLAGLVGVGFLAYAVFCAFRARYARI; encoded by the coding sequence GTGGGCACGCCAAGCGACGTCAAGGCCGGCGCGAAGGACGCCGCGCGCAAGGTCGAGAAGAGCTCCGCGCTGCGATGGCTCGCCCGGGCCGGATACGTGGCGAACGGCGTCGTGCACGCGCTCGTCGGGGTCCTCGTCCTCATCCTCGCCTTCGGCGGCGACGGCGAGACCGATCAGGCGGGCGCATTCAAGGCGATCGCCGCCGCGCCGCTCGGCTTCGCGGCGCTGTGGGCGCTCGCGGTGGCGCTGTGCGCCCTCGGCGCCTGGCACGCTGCGGAGGGCCTGCTCACCCGCGACCTCCGCGGCGACGTCCGCGGCGCGGCGGGGAAATGGGGCCGGCGGCTGGCGGAGTGGGGCCAGGCGGTCGTCTTCGTCGCGCTCGGTCTGTTCTCAGCGGCCGTCGCCGTGGGCGTCCGGCCGAGCGGGGAGAGGGCTGCCGAGAACGTCAGCGGCGGCATCCTCTCGATCCCCGGGGGCCCGTTCGTGCTGGGACTGATCGGTCTGGCGATCGGGGGCGGGGGCGTCGCGTTCGTCGTCATGGGGGTTCTGCGCAGCTTCGAGAAGAAGGTCGAGCTTCCGGACGGCGCCTTCGGAGCGTTCGTGAAAGCCCTCGGCGTCGTGGGCTTCCTCGCGAAGGGGCTCGCCCTCGTCGCCGTCGGGATCATCCTCGTGATCGCGGCCGTGCGCGTGGACCCGCAGGCCGCCGGCGGCCTCGACGGCGCGATGCAGGCCCTCCTGCGTCTGCCGATCGGGCCCTGGCTCGCGGGCCTCGTCGGCGTGGGCTTCCTCGCATACGCGGTGTTCTGCGCCTTCCGCGCCCGCTACGCGCGCATCTGA
- the nusA gene encoding transcription termination factor NusA, which yields MDIDLGLLRTVEREKEIPFDELVGIIEQAILTAYAKHTSPTGELPPGARAQLDRKTGHVAVFIPLLDDEGAVVGEEESTPEDFGRIAAFAAKQVISQRLRDIADDAVLGEFRGKEGDIVAGVVQQGPNPRMVHVDLGTVEAILPPEEQVPGEEYPHGSRLRVYVTSVAKGTKGPSITVSRTHPGLVRKLFALEVPEIAAGLVEIVSLAREAGHRTKIAVKANDPTINAKGACIGELGRRVRAVTEELGGEKIDIVDYDPELAKFVANALSPAKVSSSFVLDANSKAVRALVPDYQLSLAIGKEGQNARLAAKLTGAKIDIQPDSILEDA from the coding sequence GTGGACATCGATCTCGGACTGCTGCGGACCGTCGAGCGGGAGAAGGAGATCCCCTTCGACGAACTCGTGGGCATCATCGAGCAGGCGATTCTGACCGCCTACGCCAAGCACACCTCTCCCACGGGCGAACTGCCGCCCGGCGCCCGCGCTCAGCTCGACCGCAAGACCGGTCACGTCGCGGTCTTCATCCCGCTGCTCGACGACGAGGGCGCGGTCGTCGGCGAGGAGGAGTCGACCCCCGAGGACTTCGGCCGCATCGCCGCCTTCGCCGCGAAGCAGGTGATCAGCCAGCGCCTGCGCGACATCGCCGACGATGCGGTTCTCGGCGAGTTCCGCGGCAAGGAGGGCGACATCGTCGCCGGTGTCGTGCAGCAGGGCCCGAACCCCCGCATGGTGCACGTCGACCTCGGCACGGTCGAGGCCATCCTCCCGCCTGAAGAGCAGGTGCCGGGCGAGGAATACCCGCACGGCTCGCGTCTGCGGGTGTATGTCACCTCGGTCGCGAAGGGGACGAAGGGTCCCTCGATCACCGTGTCGCGCACGCACCCCGGTCTCGTGCGCAAGCTGTTCGCGCTCGAGGTGCCGGAGATCGCCGCAGGACTCGTAGAGATCGTCTCCCTCGCCCGCGAGGCCGGGCACCGCACGAAGATCGCGGTGAAGGCGAACGACCCGACGATCAACGCGAAGGGCGCGTGCATCGGCGAGCTCGGCCGGCGCGTGCGGGCGGTCACGGAGGAGCTGGGCGGCGAGAAGATCGACATCGTGGATTACGACCCGGAGCTGGCGAAGTTCGTCGCGAACGCCCTGTCGCCCGCGAAGGTGTCGTCGAGCTTCGTCCTCGATGCGAACAGCAAGGCGGTCCGCGCGCTCGTGCCCGACTATCAGCTCTCGCTCGCGATCGGCAAGGAAGGTCAGAACGCCCGCCTCGCCGCGAAGCTCACCGGCGCGAAGATCGACATCCAGCCGGACTCGATCCTCGAGGACGCCTGA
- a CDS encoding YlxR family protein has protein sequence MIPVRTCVGCRTRASRSALLRVVAIDSVLVVDERAILPGRGAWVHETRECMDAALRRRAFVRALRVSGPLDTQTIEKRLNGYGNKVNGSK, from the coding sequence ATGATTCCTGTACGAACGTGCGTCGGATGCCGCACGCGTGCTTCCCGCTCCGCCCTTCTCAGGGTGGTCGCCATCGATTCCGTTCTCGTCGTCGACGAGCGCGCGATCCTGCCGGGGAGGGGCGCGTGGGTGCACGAGACCCGCGAATGCATGGATGCCGCACTCCGGCGCCGCGCTTTCGTACGGGCACTCCGTGTGTCAGGCCCGCTTGACACGCAGACCATCGAGAAACGGCTGAACGGCTATGGAAACAAAGTGAACGGCTCGAAATGA
- the infB gene encoding translation initiation factor IF-2: protein MAAKPRVHEIASELGVDSKVALAKLKELGEFVKSPSSTIEPPVARKLRAALEAEGAAKPAAAPAQSPASSARPAGRPGPVRPPAPAAPAASAPSAPARPAAAPSSAAPAPAPASAAPTPAPAPKPAEPVAPAAKAAPAAPAPAAPAAKPGGPKPGPAATPQPPRPGGAPRPGNNPFASSQGMGQRPGGPRPGNNPFASSQGMGQRPTPGNIPRPQAPRPGAPRPGAPRPGGAGRPGGGGRPGAPFQQRPGGPGRPGGAGGGFQRPGAPGGAPGGGFAGRPGGGGGRGRGPGGGTAGAFGKGGGKSKQRKSRRAKRQEFEMRSAPVVGGVNVQKGNGEIIRLRRGASIADFADKLEALNGYTVQPGTLVTILFNLGEMATATESLDEATFEVLGAELGYKIQMVSPEDEDKELLEGFGLDLEAELEAENEEDLEIRPPVVTVMGHVDHGKTRLLDAIRQTNVVAGEAGGITQHIGAYQVWTEHDGIERAITFIDTPGHEAFTAMRARGAQVTDIAILVVAADDGIMPQTVEALNHAQAANVPIVVAVNKVDKPDANPAKVRQQLTEYGLVAEEYGGDVLFVDVSARQGTGIQELLDAVLLTADAGLDLTANPNKDARGVAIEAKLDKGRGSVATVLIQSGTLRVGDAIVAGTAYGRVRAMIDENGDAVEEAYPSRPVQVQGLNSVPRAGDTFIVTEEDRTARQIAEKREAAERNAQLAKARKRISLEDFTRALEEGKVESLNLIIKGDVSGAVEALEESLLKIEVDESVQLRIIHRGVGAITESDINLATIDNAIVIGFNVRPDTKARERAAREGVDVRFYSVIYNAIDDVEQSLKGLLKPEYEEVQSGVAEIREVFRSSKFGNIAGVIVRSGTITRNAKARVIRDGVVIADGLAIESLRRFKDDVTEVRTDFEAGIGLGKYNDIQVGDEIETTELVEKPRG, encoded by the coding sequence GTGGCTGCCAAACCACGCGTGCACGAGATCGCTTCCGAACTCGGCGTCGACAGCAAGGTCGCTCTGGCCAAGCTGAAGGAACTCGGGGAGTTCGTCAAGAGCCCCTCGTCCACCATCGAGCCCCCCGTGGCTCGCAAGCTCCGCGCTGCCCTCGAGGCGGAGGGGGCTGCCAAGCCCGCCGCTGCCCCCGCGCAGTCGCCGGCTTCTTCCGCGCGTCCCGCCGGCCGTCCCGGCCCGGTGCGCCCCCCGGCTCCCGCCGCGCCCGCGGCATCCGCTCCCTCGGCCCCCGCGCGCCCCGCGGCGGCGCCGTCCTCCGCGGCGCCGGCGCCGGCGCCCGCGTCCGCGGCGCCCACCCCCGCTCCCGCCCCCAAGCCGGCTGAGCCGGTCGCACCGGCGGCCAAGGCGGCCCCCGCCGCGCCCGCGCCCGCTGCTCCCGCAGCCAAGCCCGGTGGCCCCAAGCCCGGCCCCGCCGCCACGCCGCAGCCGCCGCGTCCCGGCGGCGCCCCGCGTCCGGGCAACAACCCGTTCGCGTCCAGCCAGGGGATGGGTCAGCGCCCCGGCGGTCCGCGCCCCGGCAACAACCCGTTCGCGTCGAGCCAGGGCATGGGCCAGCGGCCGACGCCCGGCAACATCCCGCGCCCGCAGGCGCCGCGTCCCGGGGCCCCGCGTCCCGGGGCCCCGCGTCCGGGCGGCGCGGGTCGTCCCGGTGGCGGCGGACGTCCCGGCGCGCCGTTCCAGCAGCGTCCCGGCGGCCCCGGTCGTCCCGGCGGTGCCGGCGGCGGCTTCCAGCGTCCCGGTGCTCCCGGCGGCGCCCCCGGCGGCGGCTTCGCCGGTCGGCCCGGTGGGGGCGGCGGTCGCGGCCGTGGTCCGGGCGGTGGCACCGCGGGTGCCTTCGGCAAGGGCGGCGGCAAGTCGAAGCAGCGCAAGTCGCGTCGCGCGAAGCGGCAGGAGTTCGAGATGCGGTCGGCGCCCGTCGTCGGCGGCGTCAACGTCCAGAAGGGCAACGGCGAGATCATCCGCCTGCGCCGCGGCGCGTCGATCGCCGACTTCGCCGACAAGCTCGAGGCCCTGAACGGCTACACCGTCCAGCCCGGAACGCTCGTCACGATCCTGTTCAACCTCGGAGAGATGGCCACGGCGACCGAGTCGCTGGATGAGGCCACCTTCGAGGTGCTCGGCGCCGAGCTCGGCTACAAGATCCAGATGGTCTCGCCCGAGGACGAGGACAAGGAGCTCCTCGAGGGCTTCGGTCTCGACCTCGAGGCCGAGCTCGAGGCGGAGAACGAGGAGGACCTCGAGATCCGGCCCCCGGTCGTCACCGTCATGGGTCACGTCGACCACGGTAAGACGCGCCTCCTCGACGCCATCCGCCAGACCAATGTGGTCGCGGGCGAGGCGGGCGGCATCACGCAGCACATCGGTGCGTACCAGGTCTGGACCGAGCACGACGGCATCGAGCGCGCGATCACCTTCATCGACACCCCGGGTCACGAGGCGTTCACCGCCATGCGTGCCCGTGGTGCGCAGGTGACCGACATCGCGATCCTCGTGGTCGCGGCCGACGACGGCATCATGCCGCAGACGGTCGAGGCGCTCAACCACGCCCAGGCGGCGAACGTGCCGATCGTGGTCGCGGTCAACAAGGTCGACAAGCCGGACGCCAACCCCGCCAAGGTGCGTCAGCAGCTCACCGAGTACGGGCTGGTCGCCGAGGAGTACGGCGGCGACGTGCTGTTCGTGGACGTCTCGGCGCGCCAGGGGACCGGCATCCAGGAGCTCCTCGACGCCGTCCTGCTGACGGCCGACGCGGGCCTGGATCTCACCGCGAACCCGAACAAGGACGCCCGCGGTGTCGCGATCGAGGCGAAGCTCGACAAGGGCCGCGGTTCCGTCGCGACGGTGCTCATCCAGTCGGGGACGCTGCGTGTCGGTGACGCGATCGTCGCGGGCACCGCGTACGGTCGCGTCCGCGCCATGATCGACGAGAACGGCGACGCGGTCGAAGAGGCCTACCCGTCGCGTCCCGTCCAGGTGCAGGGGCTCAACTCGGTCCCGCGCGCCGGTGACACGTTCATCGTGACGGAGGAGGACCGCACCGCGCGCCAGATCGCCGAGAAGCGCGAGGCCGCCGAGCGCAACGCCCAGCTGGCCAAGGCCCGCAAGCGCATCTCGCTCGAGGACTTCACGCGCGCTCTCGAAGAGGGCAAGGTCGAGTCGCTCAACCTCATCATCAAGGGCGACGTGTCGGGTGCCGTCGAGGCGCTCGAGGAGTCGCTGCTCAAGATCGAGGTCGACGAGTCGGTGCAGCTGCGGATCATCCACCGCGGCGTCGGCGCGATCACCGAGTCCGACATCAACCTCGCCACGATCGACAACGCGATCGTCATCGGGTTCAACGTCCGTCCCGACACGAAGGCGCGCGAGCGGGCCGCCCGCGAGGGCGTGGACGTCCGGTTCTACTCGGTCATCTACAACGCGATCGACGATGTCGAGCAGTCGCTCAAGGGTCTGCTCAAGCCCGAGTACGAAGAGGTCCAGTCCGGCGTCGCCGAGATCCGCGAGGTGTTCCGCTCGTCGAAGTTCGGCAACATCGCCGGTGTCATCGTCCGCTCCGGCACGATCACGCGCAACGCGAAGGCGCGCGTCATCCGCGACGGCGTCGTCATCGCCGATGGCCTGGCCATCGAGTCGCTGCGTCGCTTCAAGGACGACGTCACCGAGGTCCGCACGGACTTCGAAGCCGGTATCGGGCTCGGCAAGTACAACGACATCCAGGTCGGCGACGAGATCGAGACCACCGAACTGGTCGAGAAGCCGCGAGGCTGA
- the rbfA gene encoding 30S ribosome-binding factor RbfA has protein sequence MASERQARLGDRIRVILAERLERGLRDPRLGFVTITDVRVTGDLQHASVFYTVLGSEEERNASAEALKSATGMLRSEVGKHLNVRLTPTLEFIPDAIPENAGHIEDLLREARERDAAVAGIAASASYAGEPDPYVKPREDDDED, from the coding sequence ATGGCAAGCGAACGTCAAGCCCGCCTCGGCGACCGCATCCGCGTCATCCTCGCGGAGCGCCTCGAGCGGGGTCTTCGCGACCCGCGACTGGGCTTCGTGACGATCACCGACGTCCGCGTCACGGGCGACCTGCAGCACGCCTCGGTCTTCTACACCGTGCTCGGGTCGGAGGAGGAGCGCAACGCCTCCGCGGAGGCGCTCAAGTCGGCCACCGGGATGCTGCGCTCCGAGGTCGGCAAGCACCTCAACGTGCGACTCACCCCGACCCTGGAGTTCATCCCGGACGCGATCCCGGAGAACGCGGGGCACATCGAGGATCTCCTTCGCGAGGCGCGCGAGCGCGACGCCGCCGTGGCGGGGATCGCCGCCTCGGCGAGCTATGCCGGCGAGCCGGACCCCTACGTCAAGCCGCGCGAGGACGACGACGAGGACTGA
- a CDS encoding A/G-specific adenine glycosylase: MPDLAMPLIAWYGEHARDLPWRRPGFGAWGVLVSEFMLQQTPVDRVIPHLEAWLRRWPTPTALAADAPAEAVRQWANLGYPRRALWLHRAAVEIRDRHGGVVPSDVEALLALPGIGDYTARAVSVFAYGQRHPVVDTNTRRVLARAVAGRSQPGPPARRDLAAMDAVLPADDGDAAVVNAAAMELGATVCIARSPRCGICPLAERCAWRLAGFPDTGDERRRQARYEGSDRQARGAVLRVLRDAASYAVPLDDVVPHWPDPRQRDRAIDSLLADGLAEASGGFLRLPR; this comes from the coding sequence ATGCCCGATCTCGCGATGCCGCTTATCGCGTGGTACGGCGAGCACGCCCGGGACCTGCCCTGGCGGAGGCCCGGATTCGGCGCGTGGGGCGTGCTCGTGAGCGAGTTCATGCTCCAGCAGACCCCGGTCGACCGCGTCATCCCCCACCTCGAAGCGTGGCTGCGACGGTGGCCGACTCCCACGGCGCTGGCCGCGGATGCCCCGGCCGAGGCCGTGAGGCAGTGGGCCAACCTCGGCTACCCCCGCCGGGCGCTGTGGCTGCACCGCGCGGCGGTCGAGATCCGAGATCGGCACGGAGGCGTCGTCCCGAGCGACGTCGAGGCGCTCCTGGCTCTTCCGGGCATCGGCGACTACACCGCGCGCGCCGTGTCGGTCTTCGCCTACGGCCAGAGGCATCCCGTCGTCGACACGAACACGCGCCGTGTGCTGGCGCGGGCGGTGGCGGGCAGGTCGCAGCCGGGTCCCCCGGCCCGCCGCGACCTCGCGGCGATGGACGCGGTGCTTCCCGCCGACGACGGGGACGCGGCCGTCGTGAACGCGGCCGCGATGGAGCTCGGCGCGACCGTGTGCATCGCGCGGTCGCCGCGGTGCGGGATCTGTCCCCTCGCCGAGCGGTGCGCGTGGCGCCTTGCGGGCTTCCCCGACACCGGCGACGAGCGCCGCCGGCAGGCGCGCTACGAGGGCAGCGATCGCCAGGCGCGCGGCGCGGTGCTCAGAGTGCTCCGGGATGCCGCGTCCTACGCGGTGCCGCTCGACGACGTCGTGCCGCACTGGCCGGACCCGCGGCAGCGCGACCGCGCGATCGACTCGCTTCTCGCCGACGGCCTCGCCGAGGCATCCGGCGGTTTCCTGCGACTCCCCCGCTGA
- a CDS encoding uridine kinase — protein sequence MRLPTTPATTLWRELRDEVRQHYRAGRVIVAVDGIDGAGKTTFADGLAAVFAEDGSAVFRASIDDFHRPRAERYARGRTSPEGFYRDSYDYATFRRVLIDPFREGRQTAATTGFQLAAFDLARDTPLESAWVTAPRDAVLLVDGIFLHRPELRGLWDWSVWLDVPIDVAYRRVAERDGTDPDFLAPSNARYREGQDLYQRDAAPRAAASAIVDNTDLEHPTRVYRDFC from the coding sequence ATGCGCCTGCCGACCACCCCCGCCACGACGCTCTGGCGGGAACTGCGCGACGAGGTGCGTCAGCACTACCGCGCCGGTCGTGTGATCGTCGCCGTCGACGGGATCGACGGAGCGGGGAAGACGACCTTCGCCGACGGCCTCGCGGCCGTCTTCGCCGAGGACGGATCGGCGGTGTTCCGGGCGAGCATCGACGACTTCCACCGTCCGCGCGCCGAGCGCTACGCGCGCGGCCGCACCTCGCCCGAAGGGTTCTACCGCGACTCCTACGACTACGCGACATTCCGCCGCGTGCTGATCGACCCCTTCCGAGAGGGGCGCCAGACAGCGGCGACGACGGGGTTCCAGCTCGCCGCCTTCGACCTCGCCCGCGATACGCCGCTGGAGTCGGCCTGGGTCACGGCTCCGCGCGATGCCGTGCTGCTCGTCGACGGCATCTTCCTCCATCGGCCGGAGCTGCGGGGCCTGTGGGACTGGTCGGTCTGGCTCGACGTCCCCATCGATGTCGCGTACCGGCGCGTGGCGGAACGCGACGGAACCGATCCGGACTTCCTCGCCCCGTCCAACGCGCGCTACCGCGAGGGCCAGGACCTCTACCAGCGCGACGCCGCGCCGCGCGCCGCGGCTTCCGCGATCGTCGACAACACCGACCTCGAGCACCCCACGCGGGTGTACCGGGACTTCTGCTGA
- the truB gene encoding tRNA pseudouridine(55) synthase TruB yields MPGDAPAPGILLVDKPGGMTSHDVVARARRALGTRKVGHAGTLDPMATGLLVLGIEGATRLLTFIVGLDKTYEATIRLGVATDSDDADGTVTAATDASSLSSEAIRAAVEPLRGAISQVPSRVSAIKVGGKRAYALAREGVDVELAPREVVIHRFDVRAERREGEVVDLDVVVDCSSGTYIRSLARDLGSALGVGGHLTALRRTRVGPFDVEGAATLEALDGLPLLTPAAAAEAVLGRFEVSAEEARDLRHGKRLGEAASRLSAPRAAAIDPDGALVGIVERRGTDVKSAMNMPEEQSR; encoded by the coding sequence ATGCCGGGCGACGCGCCGGCCCCCGGCATCCTCCTCGTCGACAAGCCCGGAGGGATGACGAGCCACGACGTCGTCGCGCGCGCCCGTCGCGCCCTCGGCACCCGCAAGGTCGGTCATGCCGGCACACTCGACCCGATGGCCACGGGCCTGCTCGTCCTCGGCATCGAAGGGGCGACGCGCCTGCTGACCTTCATCGTCGGGCTCGACAAGACCTACGAGGCGACGATCCGGCTCGGCGTGGCCACCGACTCCGACGACGCCGACGGGACGGTGACGGCGGCGACGGATGCCTCGTCCCTGTCCTCGGAGGCGATCCGCGCTGCCGTCGAGCCGCTGCGCGGCGCCATCTCACAGGTGCCGAGCCGTGTGTCCGCGATCAAGGTCGGCGGGAAGCGCGCGTACGCCCTCGCCCGCGAGGGAGTCGACGTGGAGCTCGCGCCTCGCGAGGTCGTCATCCACCGCTTCGACGTGCGTGCCGAGCGGCGGGAAGGCGAGGTCGTCGATCTCGACGTCGTCGTCGACTGCTCGAGCGGCACCTACATCCGCTCCCTCGCACGCGACCTCGGCTCGGCACTCGGCGTCGGGGGTCATCTGACGGCGCTGCGCCGCACCCGCGTCGGTCCGTTCGACGTCGAGGGCGCCGCGACCCTGGAAGCGCTCGACGGCCTTCCTCTGCTTACTCCCGCCGCGGCGGCGGAAGCCGTGCTCGGCCGGTTCGAGGTGAGCGCCGAGGAGGCGCGGGACCTCCGCCACGGCAAGCGACTCGGCGAAGCGGCGTCGCGGCTGAGCGCGCCGCGCGCGGCGGCCATCGATCCCGACGGCGCCCTCGTCGGGATCGTCGAGCGGCGGGGGACGGACGTGAAGAGCGCCATGAACATGCCCGAGGAGCAGAGCCGATGA